The Microbacterium horticulturae region GACGACATCGTCGATGGCCTCGAGTCCGACCTTGCCGAGCAGGCCGCCGAGCACGGCGAAGGATTCGAACTGCCCGATGCGTCCGCCTATGCCGCCGAGCTGCGGCAGGCCGCCGGGTTGCCCGAACGTCCGCGCGGCGTGACGGCCCGACAGGCGCTGGGCGCGCAACTGCGCGATCTGAGCGAGCGCACGCTTCGCGGCATCCGTTCGTCCCGCATGGGTTCCGGCCTGCTCGACTTCGCTGTCGCGCTGCGGCCGATCTGGTGGATTGCGCGGGGATGGATGCTGTACGTGCTCGTCTTCGGCCTGTTCGGTCTGTACTTCGGCACGGCGATCGGCGTACCGATTCCCCGCAACGGCGGCGCGTTCGTTGCGCTGGCGATCGCCATGCTGGTCAGCATCCAATGGGGCCGCGGCCGGTGGCGCCCCGGGGCGTGGACACGGGTCGGCCTCATTGTCGTGAGCACGGTGACCGCGGTGATGCTGCCGTTCGTCATCGGCATCGCCGCCGGGCAGGTGCAGAGCTGGCGGAACAACGCATCGGCCGTGTACTCGTACAACCAGGCGCCGCAGGGCCTCGCCGTGGACGGGCAGCGCGTGCGCAACATCTTCGCCTACGACGCCGCTGGCAATCCGCTCACCGATGTGCAGCTGTTCGACCAGAACGGAAGCCCGCTGACAACCGTGGGCGGTCAGGACCCGACGAGTCCGGTCGACGAGTATTTCGCGTGGGGCGGAGGGCCCGTCCCGGTCGGGGTGTCTCAGCCCGGCCGCACCCCGGTGTGGAACGTCTTCCCGCTCGCCGAGATCCCCGCCGGCGCTGACGACGGCGATCCAACCCTCGCCCAGCCGGCGGCGCCGCCGTTCGCGCAGGTGCCGTCGCTGCAGCGCCTGCTCGCGGCGACCCCGGCCCCCGAGCCGAGCGATGGGTCTCCGACACCGGGCGCAACGCCGACGACAGATCCGAGCGCGACGCCGACCGAGTCGCCGAAGAAGTCAGCCGCGGACGACGCTGACGCGCAGGTCGATCAGGAGGGGGTGGATGCCGCAACCAGCGCCACCGCCGACGGAGGTGAACGATGACGCCCGCACAGGCGGTCACCGCCGATTCTCCCGCCCACGCTCCGGCTGCCCCGAACTGGATCGGTCCCGATCTCGTCAGCGGAGAAGGGCTCGTGAGCGTGGACGTCAGCTTCCTCGTGCGCGACGCCCTCGCCGGGCGCGGCGGACCCGCGCCGACCCAGCCGCGGGGCTGAGCCGGCGGTCCGAGCCGGCGAGCTGAGCCGGCGCTCAGCTACGAGCAGCCCACCACGCCCGGAGGCGGCGCTCGGCCTCTTCAGGCCCGAGAACGCCGTCGTCCAGTCGCAGATCGAGCAGGAACCGGTACGCCTCGCCAACGACCCGGCCGGGCCCCACCCCCAGGATCTCCTGGATCTGGTTGCCGTCGAGATCGGGACGGATGGCGTCGAGCTCCTCCTGCGCGGCGAGCTCGTCGATGCGGTTCTCGATGTCGTCGTACGCGGCGGCGAGCATCTGCGCCTTGCGCTTGTTGCGCGTGGTGACGTCGGCCCGCGTGAGGATGTGCAGCCGTTCGAGCTCGGCCCCGGCATCCCGCACATAACGCCGCACCGCGGCATCCGTCCACGCTCCTTCGGCATAGCCGAAGAAGCGCAGGTGCAGCTCGATGAGCTTGGTGACGGTGTCGATCGTCGCCGAGTCGAAGCGCAGCTCGCGCAGGCGCTTGCGGGCCAGCCGCGCGCCGCGCACATCATGGTGGTGGAACGTCACCGCGCCGCCCGGCTCGAGCTTGCGGGTCGCCGGCTTGCCGATATCGTGCAGCAGCGACGCCAGGCGCAGCGGTAGATCGGGAGCGGCACCGGGATGCCGGCTGTGCTCGAGGTCGATGGCCTGCCGCAGCACGGTCAGCGAGTGCTCGTAGACGTCCTTGTGGTGGTGGTGCTCGTCGACTTCGAGCCGCAAGGCGGGGATTTCGGGCAAGAACTGCGCCATCAAGCCGGTGTCGACGAGAAGGCGGATGCCGCGGGTCGGGTCGTCGGTGCCGAGCAACCGCATCAGCTCAGCCTGGATGCGCTCTGCCGAGACGATCTGGATGGTCTCGCGAAGCTCTTCGATCGCGGCGACCGTCTCGGGGTCGACCGCGAACTCGAGTTGCGATGCGAAGCGGGCGGCGCGAAGCATCCGCAACGGGTCGTCTCCGAAGCTGACGCGCGGGTCGATCGGGGTGCGCAGAATGCCGCGGATCAGGTCGTCGA contains the following coding sequences:
- a CDS encoding CCA tRNA nucleotidyltransferase, with product MLNMAEGVARLDALAASPAVATLAQAFAAAGRELALVGGPVRDALLGRETHDLDFTTDAQPDDILKIVKPVATAQWDIGREFGTIGARVSGEQVEITTYRADSYDGMTRKPVVAFGDSIDGDLVRRDFTVNAMALLLPDKKLVDPTGGVDDLIRGILRTPIDPRVSFGDDPLRMLRAARFASQLEFAVDPETVAAIEELRETIQIVSAERIQAELMRLLGTDDPTRGIRLLVDTGLMAQFLPEIPALRLEVDEHHHHKDVYEHSLTVLRQAIDLEHSRHPGAAPDLPLRLASLLHDIGKPATRKLEPGGAVTFHHHDVRGARLARKRLRELRFDSATIDTVTKLIELHLRFFGYAEGAWTDAAVRRYVRDAGAELERLHILTRADVTTRNKRKAQMLAAAYDDIENRIDELAAQEELDAIRPDLDGNQIQEILGVGPGRVVGEAYRFLLDLRLDDGVLGPEEAERRLRAWWAARS